A stretch of DNA from Sebastes fasciatus isolate fSebFas1 chromosome 16, fSebFas1.pri, whole genome shotgun sequence:
acatgcctAACATTATACcttctaaacatcagcatgttagcttgttgacgtgagcatttagctcaaagcactgctgtgccgtctcacagagctgctaacatGGCTGCAGACTCTCTAATCCTGTTAACTCTGTAGGTCACTGGAGTTCCATCCTGTGTGGCCACTGTGACATTCGTCATGGTTAATAAATCATCTGTGGATATTACATCCCCAAACAATTGTAGAAGCTGTTGGAACAATAGGTCTACTCAGTTCTCAATAAAGACATTATGACGGAGATAGTTGCAACACAAGACCCTTCACTTTGTCAAGATCATTAAAATTGTGCTGACATGTTCAGACAAGTACTTTGTActtcttgactttttttctggcaCGGGAACGTGATGAGCAGGGAAGGCAATCTAGTCGGCAAAAGGTGAATGACCTCAGTGCCGTTCACCTCTCCATACAAGGCAACCAACGTTATAAGTCTCAACACTCTTTGGAAAAAGTAAATCTTTTGAACCTGTTACAGCTTCCTTATAAAAGATTATCAATCTCGAACTTTCTAttttcaatttttatttttttatagttaGTGTCCCACTTTGATATACTTAAACTGTTGATTGATTACTTTTTCATGTACTGTGcaaaagattaaaaacatgaattttCCTTCACCCCAGAAGTGTCCcttaccaaaaataagtttattcaagtgtgctattagtatacttcttttaaacttaaaatacgAGAGTaaactttcagtttactttttatgtacttatcagagatatacttaacaaaagtatacataagtatacttggcttatactgacaagtatacagaaaggtctacgtatacttggcttaaaggcctacttgtacttaatcttttgatcgaaatatacttaagaaaagtacaATTAactattcttgccttataggcctacagaaatgCATACTTGACTTGTagttacctccaccaaggccgaaggcctaggaagcaacgtacatgaaacctgccttggcggaggtctgcgctctccgagtgcacttctagttagtAGCTTATTTTTTGATAGAGTGGCATATTAAAGTTAGGACAATGTCTGCAACAATAAAAGCCATTTCTTTGCTTCTCCAACTAATTTACTGACATTTAGGGATTATTTGTGTGTAAAAGCTGaatttttcaaaaacatttaatgaaaattgtatttttccCCATTGAAATAAACCAGTTCAATTTAAATCTGACTATAATACCCTTATTGTGATATATAGTGATGCTCACAACACACTATTTATAGTAATAATTCGACATAATCCAGTAGTCACATCCTGGAGATTTGGGGAGAGAACTGGGGGACATAATATGACAAATTAATGAAATGTAATTTGACTTCAGTACTGAAGGCACTGaaacttaattaaaaaatacatatattccTCATTACTTGAGCTTGAAATatctttttatatcattttatatttcccgGGAAGGAAACAACACACCTTGTCAAAGTTCATCTCTCCTGGCACACTCAGTCGGTCGTCTCCTCTTTTCAAATAAAACTTTGACCTTTGAGTTACTTGAGTAATTAATGTGACTTAGGtctgtgaatgaatgagtgacgGTTACTCACGGAGGAGTTCCCATAAACTTGTAAGGTGTCATCCCACCTTCCTTCACTCCTTAAAAGTCACCCAAAGGGTAAAGTACATTTGCTGTTGAACCTGCTACCAGAATCCACCAGCAAACACTGCAATGTAAAGGGAGACTGATTATTTATAAAAGTAGACCTTGTTATTTTACATCTCACCAGGTTTTACTTAAGTCATTTCTACAAATTTCTAAACCTCAGTCATTTAGTGAATTTCTCAGGAGGAATATATCTGCATGCCATGGAGGAAACCCTCAACAGCACTGTTCATCCGGCTTGTTTACAAGAGCCCCCGCTGGCGATAGACGTGATAAAGCGTAAGTGACCCACATTACCACATCCTGCTTGCTGATAATGTTTCCTTATCAACCAGTCTGAGCTAATGTGTTATTTGAACAGtaaaccatgtaaacatgttcaagtagaaacccaaaatacaactaTGCCCTTgagaaaaagtagtatacttcaagtttactTTATGAAGTAATATATGAAGTTTATTTTCCCttgtatactttatgtagtaagtatactaatatcaatgtactagtagtatacttttcagtgtactacttcaatacttcttgggactaaattggcccaattttttgggttgataaaGGTATACTtctaagtgtactttaagtgtaagaatagtaatcTTTGAGTGcccaactagtttacatctaagttgtattttgtactacaactatactatgaagtgaactataatacaagtgaacttataggtatactgtttactagttacagtatatacttgtagcccactttttagttgatgaaagtatactttaaagcaggggttctcaaccttttgtaacttgaggccaacgtctgattgttaaaataatTTCGAGGACCACTTTcgcaaataaatgacaaactgggctataaatatgtgtaatgccactgtcaggtgtaatgacccacatacatattcagcttaccctcacccaACACTGCtacttttgctatttgacttgatgttttgtgacgagattaaaaaatttaaataaaattagtttttctcgcatgcctccatgGTGAACGGAGAATGCAAAAACGTAGAttaaagtaaattcatatcaaagcATACGttaacaaactctcacacacttatATAGGCTACTCTACAACAGTATAAGCaaaatatattttgacttttctgtatacttgtcggtataaaccaagtatacttacacttttctgtatacttgtcagtataaaccaagtatacttacacTTTTCTAGactaaaaagtaaactgaaagtatactctctgattttaagtttaaaagaagtatactaatagcacacttgaataagcttctttttggtaagggtgaACCttgaaatgagcataatatgtcccctttaaaaagtaCTTCTGGTTCAAACATGGTGTTAGTGAAGAAGTGCGTAACATATTCCACTGGATAAATCAAAATTAAAGCTGTGCTAGATGTCTGATGACATTAGCTCAGACTCATTAGCTAATGACTTGAATGTACCACATGATAttaatttcttcttcttttatttgcTAAACATATAACAACTTCccacacattttatttgaacCCAAGCAAACTCTGTTTTGTGCTGTTTGTGTATGATTATTTCCATCATATGTATTGTACTATGTAATAATCCCCTCTTTCTTCCCCTCTCTGTTGAAATCAGAGCTGGATATGTTTGAATGGTGCCTGTACTCCATGCTCACCTTCATGACCTGCGTCTCCCTGCTGCTCTATCTGGAGCAGTgcgtctatatatatataaatcttcCCTACCCCAAGAAGACGACCCTCATGTGGATAAGTGGTGCAGCACCGGTAAGCATTCGGGCCTGATTTGATGTTATAACAATAGGAAAATAATCAGTATCAATCACTTCATTTGTGAAATACGTTTCAAGAACTCGGACACAAGGCTTTTGGAAATACAACATGAAATCTAAATGTGTGCACATGATTGTATTGCTCTGTTTCAGGTCATTGCCACTATGTCTTGTTTTGGGATGTGGATCCCGAGGTCAGTCATGTTCACAGACATGACATCGAACTGGTACGTTTTCTCTAAActaaaagtacaaagtacaaagggAAAAGTACTTAATTTTCTCATACAGAGTATTCCTTTCATTGATATTTCtaaaaaagtgaaatatgaTATTGAATCTATATTTATGGATGTTCTCTCTTATCTGCACTTGCTTCCTTTCCTTACTTTAAACATCAGCGTTTGTCTGTTATCTAATAGCTGTGACCGGTAGCTACATCTCCCTTTGCAGTAAACTCACCACGACTGTTATCTTGTTTGACATGTCAGCTTCCAGGTTATAACGGAAATCCATATCTTCCTTGATTATGTTTTCCTCCATATAGCTTTATTCAACTCAACAGCCTTACTGCCTTTGAAACAGTCAGGCTGACATTGTAAATAAGCTTGAACTAGGTGTAGCTTTACACCTTTAATATTCAATCTGACAATCCTATTTTCTTCACACGACCGCTCATGCATGGGCCCTACTCACTGTTAGGCATTCCCCATTACAACTTGTAAGCCTCGCATGTATTAACTGAAGAACGCGGTAGTTGAACCATTCGTTTAATCATTATACACACCATGCCACATCTCCAACCAGCATGTGCTCAACTTCaataaaatgcagaaaatcTTTATAGGCTTTTTGCCGTGTGCAGCGATACATTTTATGTGCTTTCTGATTTATGGGGTTAATGTACAGTTCATACAGTACAGCATGTTTAACAGCTGGGTCAAAATCCATTAAACAAGTGCTGTTTTTGATTTATCCTCACATATCAAGAGTagctgtgtttttatgtaagaaataaataaatgaaaaattaacTTTGGCTGCCTTGCTGAAAAAGCTTAAATATTGCATCACATACTGTGAAACTAAAGCTCTCCAGAGTGATTTTTCAGAATTATGACATACCTGCTCTCTATAAACAGGCCTTCTCCTTCTCTGTGTAGTTATTTTGCAGTGGTGGTGTATAAGGTCTTGGTTCTGATGATCGAGGAGTTGGGGGGCAGCAGTGCTTTTCTGAAGCGGTTTTCCAGTAAAACCTTTCTGATCAACACAGgaccgtgctgctgctgctgcctctgttTACCCCGCGTGCCCATGTCACGGTATTTATACCTGTGTGCTTTACTGCAtataaattaagatttttattgtgcttttattCATATTCATTGTATACTCTTTCTATATTGACTGCACATTGTCTTATGATTGTGTACATTTCTAATCTTCCTTTGGATGGGGTCATTCAGGCGATTGTTATTCTTCCTGAAGTTGGGTGCTCTGCAGTATGCAATCCTGAAGACGGTGCTCTCTGTCCTTGCCATAGTATTGTGGACAAACGGCAACTTCGATCTCTCTGATGTAAGTGTTTGAAATGCTTCTCTACGTATCTGATTGTGCTGGAAATTAAATGAACCTGACATGCAATGTAAATATTTCTTTGCTTCTTTTCCAGCTAGAGATCACTGGTACGGCCATTTGGATTAATCCATTCATTGGCGTTCTCACTATCATCTCCCTTTGGCCTGTTGCCATCATCTTCATGAACACTAACAGCTTGCTACGCAGCCTCAATATTGTACCCAAGTACGCCATCTACCAGGTGTGTCAATACAACCAACACCATATGAATTCTACAGTGTGAGTTGCAATCTCAAAAAGACAGTTAAGTTTATCTTCTTAAGTTTATCTTTAACTTTTAGTACACTTTTCTCAAGTTTCTTACAATGGCAGATAAAGGAGTGAATCAGAGCCCGATGGAAAGAGCATCATggtttatgggaaatgtaaTCTCAGTTTAGAAACTACAGCACTACAAATACCCACTGGTGTGACAGAGTTTTAACACCAATCCCCTTGGCTGTAGATGCATTTGTTTGGTGACAAAAATACGTACCCAATTCGACTGTtgccattaaatgtgcgttatcgctcgctataagcatcatagatgtgggtcagtaggggcctactacatcaactatgttgtaaaagtgaaagtgaagctTAAAAGCAGTGGGATatctccgggtctgagaagtgaagccaatgtggaagtgccttaaacttgcattcttatATTCTATacctcgtgattgacaggccgctaccacggcgttgtccggtctgggagttttccgtgttttcgtcttacaactttaaccctttcacagtgtgctttcagttcatgccaaaatgccgaactcgaggcttcaaaacggcagtccacaaaccaatggttgacgccgcagtgactacgtccacttcttatatacagtctatgcttaaagccaacaagtaaaactgcatgaaatgttatgtttttaacacaaacaaaacagcttctttaagttcaggcaacaaaaccacttggttaagttGTGTTTTGGCtaaaataatgacatttcaaaactgaaactgaaacttaacgcttgtgaacaTAAAGACACCCCCCCCATCTGGAGTTTcatgctgtctatactacagcgcctcacTTTggcttttgctcctgtcataattactacagtcagTAGAGGTCagtgtcgtcttcttttattccttctttcggtgatcgacCATATGATTAGATGATAAAACCAACtcgtgggtgtagtaggcccctactgacccacatctatgagccTTATAACCACTGAAAACaccccatttaatgacctgataacagtctaatcagcgGAAATACTAAACTCCTgctgaaaaatattgatatttagaGATACTACGCAGTGCACCTTTAACTGCATGcacactgtatgtacagtaactAATCAAGTACTGGTTTTCTCCTCAGCTAATACTTGTACTAAGTCAGCTGCAGACATCAATCATTAACATCCTGGCCTTGGATGGGACTATCGCCTGCGCCCCTCCCTTCTCTTCTCAAGCTCGTGGCTCCAGTAAGAAATATCTCTGAATGTCTGATGCTCATGTGTGAGCTGAAATAATCCATCTGAAACCCtgatttgttttctctctctgtcctgcaGTGCTAAGTCAGCAGATGATGATCATGGAGATGTTCATCCTCACTCTGGTTAATCAGCGTTTCTACCGTCGTACATATGACACACTTCCCTCTGAGGCACATGACAATGACCAGAACGCTAAAGTCGCCCTGCAGGCTGCTCTCGTGGAGCATGATGTCTaaaaaaaggaggaagtcaACACTGCTCTTTAATGATGTATCAGATCATCAAAGTTATGAGATCATCAAAAAGCCAAACTTGAGTCAGATAAACAGTTTTCATTTGATAAAACATTATACCCCATTCTGTAAGGGAAGAGTACAGTACAACACTACTCTGGTGACTTTCAACCCTTTTTGTCCCTTTATACTCTTCACACAGCACTCACTGATATTTGTCAATATCTGTTTCCTGTAGGTTGGTTAAGGgttggttcacccaaattacttCTTTCTGCCCCAGAAATATTCCCCCTTAAGGTTGTCCACAATGAGGTGTGTGGGTTATCCAGGGTAAACAGGACATTGATTCTGGAACGAGATGTCGGCTGTTGAATTGTTTACATGTTTTCAATGTTTTGAGCACCAATTTGAGATTTAgatgaactgaccctttaaagctgcagcgcgtagaaatggagcaaataaatatttttataaaacggtcactatatccctACGTAGTGcctctctgtcctccggtgtcctccggtgtcctccgatgcctatttctcacctcaaaagttttcagaaacatcttgtagtgtccatttagctgtaaaatgagaacgtttgtgacctggcagccatgttgagatcagttaagaaaataccaagcaccgcccaccagatggagcacagccaataggaacgttttctctctgaaatgacctgtgattggctgacatctcccatcacaggctatattttttaaagcctgaaaacagagccatgagaaggTGCAGAactctagttttctctcagaacacttgaattacaaaatgctgaaaggttattatggaatgtttgcccaatgatgccaaaaatatactgcctactgcaggttaaaAGCTAAGGTTGGtaatcttcaaaaacatttttgttatatttgttgaaattatcattacatcctgacagcagtcaataaatcaaatgctctgacaaaaaagaaaagtaaagtacatgtggctgtcacaggactgtTATAAGCCCGTCCAAAccaaattaaatgattggatggCCTACCTGCCTTCCTGTCTACCTGTGCGCACTCTGctcgtgcactcattgcgcgtcaccggagtcttcacAAGCTGCTAGCTATGTGAGTAAGTAACAATATAACCATGTTCAATGTTCATAATCTTTATGTGTTTACATATGcactgtaaatatgaagctacaaaggcataaagactggaaaaagGGGGA
This window harbors:
- the LOC141752282 gene encoding organic solute transporter subunit alpha-like — encoded protein: MEETLNSTVHPACLQEPPLAIDVIKQLDMFEWCLYSMLTFMTCVSLLLYLEQCVYIYINLPYPKKTTLMWISGAAPVIATMSCFGMWIPRSVMFTDMTSNCYFAVVVYKVLVLMIEELGGSSAFLKRFSSKTFLINTGPCCCCCLCLPRVPMSRRLLFFLKLGALQYAILKTVLSVLAIVLWTNGNFDLSDLEITGTAIWINPFIGVLTIISLWPVAIIFMNTNSLLRSLNIVPKYAIYQLILVLSQLQTSIINILALDGTIACAPPFSSQARGSMLSQQMMIMEMFILTLVNQRFYRRTYDTLPSEAHDNDQNAKVALQAALVEHDV